In the Plectropomus leopardus isolate mb unplaced genomic scaffold, YSFRI_Pleo_2.0 unplaced_scaffold94223, whole genome shotgun sequence genome, TCTGCACAAACTCCTCCAGGTGTTCAGGAAGAGGTTTTGCAGGTTTACACTGGAATCCTCCCATATAGACAACATTAGGCATGGTGGGACGAGGGAACTCAAACACAAAGTCCGCTCTCATCAGCCAAATGTCTGCATCAAGCAGTAACTGGGAAAAGTCATTATTGGGCCCAAGATATTTGTCGCACAGTTTCTGGTAAACAATCTGCTTCACCAACTCATTTTGGGTTTGAGTAATTACAtgcaaaaagacatttttaactcGCTGAATAAAGGTCATCTTGTCTGTGTTTCCACTTCCTGTAATAGGAATATATGATAACGGTGAAGGCGCAATTGAAAGATGACCCTCACCAGCTATCAGCCACCGAACATTATACACCAAAGGAAGGTTCAAATATTTGGCCAAAATTGGTCCACCCCCCCAGCAGGGGTCAGTGAGTAACAGGTCAAACTTGCTGTCCTTCATGATCCTCATCAACTCTTGGTCATCTAGCATTGCTGATACAAAGTCAGACACAGCTCTGTGAGCT is a window encoding:
- the LOC121940794 gene encoding UDP-glucuronosyltransferase 1A1-like yields the protein MRLICCCSVLLLLMLVPRFCQGGNILVFPTEGSHWINMDILLQALHARGHNITIVRSSKSWYIKDKSSYYNAYTVQVKRSLDQQFITDLVYEVIQFERGALPLTIFLHMTVGMFDIVLEAHRAVSDFVSAMLDDQELMRIMKDSKFDLLLTDPCWGGGPILAKYLNLPLVYNVRWLIAGEGHLSIAPSPLSYIPITGSGNTDKMTFIQRVKNVFLHVITQTQNELVKQIVYQKLCDKYLGPNNDFSQLLLDADIWLMRADFVFEFPRPTMPNVVYMGGFQCKPAKPLPEHLEEF